Below is a window of Shinella sp. PSBB067 DNA.
GGCCCGCGCTCCGACCAGTCCTTCAGCGTCACGAAGGCAAGGCCGGCATTCTGGCCCGCGCCGAAGAACGAGAAGCCGTTGATGCCGACGATGGTGTCGACCGCCGGCTCCTGGCCGAAGATCTTCTCGGTCTGCGAGAGTACTTCGTCGGTACGGTGGCCGGTCGCTTCGGAAGGAAGCTGCATCATGACGATCACGAAGCCCTGGTCCTCGTCCGGCAGGAACGACGACGGCAGCTTCATGAACATGTAGCCGAGGCCCGCGAGGATCGCGAGATAGATGATCATGAAGCGTCCGGCGCGGCGCACCAGCCAGCCCACGGAGCCGCTGTAGCCGCGCGACGTCTTGTCGAAGCCGCGGTTGAACCAGCCGAAGAAGCCGCGCTTTTCGTGATGGTGTCCCTTGGGAACCTGCTTCAGGAAGCTGCCGGCCAGCGCCGGGGTCAGCGACAGGGCGAGGAAGGCCGAGAACAGGATCGACACGACCATCGTCAGCGAGAACTGCTGGTAGATGACGCCGACCGCGCCGGGGAAGAAGGCCATCGGGATGAACACCGAGGCGAGCACCAGCGTGATGCCGATGACGGCGCCGGTGATCTGCTTCATCGCCTTGCGGGTCGCGTCCTTCGGCGGCAGCCCCTCCTCCGACATGATGCGCTCGACATTCTCCACGACGATGATCGCATCGTCCACGAGAATGCCGATGGCGAGCACCATGGCGAACATGGTCAGGACGTTGATCGAGAATCCCATGGCATACATCACGGCGCAGGTGCCGAGCAGCGCGACGGGCACGACGAGCGTCGGGATGATCGTGTAGCGGATGTTCTGCAGGAACAGGAACATCACGAGGAACACGAGGCCGACGGCTTCGAGCAGCGTGTGCAGGACCTTCTCGATCGACACCTTCACGAAGGGCGAGGTGTCGTAGGGGATCGAATATTCGAGGCCCGGCGGGAAGAACTGCGCCAGCTCGTCCATGCGCGCCTTGATGGCTTCCGACGTCGCCATGGCGTTGCCGGTCGGCGAGAGCTGTACGCCGATGGCGGCCGACGGCTGGCCGTTGAGGCGCGTGGAGAACGAATAGGTCTCCCCGCCCACCTCGATGCGCGCCACGTCGCGCAGGCGCACGGCCGAGCCGTCCGCATTGGCGCGCAGCACGATGGAGCCGAACTCCTCCGGCGTCGTGAGCTGGCCCTTGATGTTGACGGGAGCCGCGATCTGCTGGGTGATCGGGTTCGGCTGGGCGCCGATGCTGCCGGCGGCGATCTGCGCGTTCTGCACCTGCACGGCGGCGGTCACGTCCGAGGCCGTGAGGTTCAGGCCGAGCATCTTGGCCGGATCGAGCCAGATGCGCATGGAGCGCTGCGTCGCGAAGAGCTGCGCACGGCCGACGCCGGGCACGCGCTGGATTTCCGACAGGATGTTGCGGTTGAGATAGTCGCCGAGGCTTATGGCGTCCATCGAGCCGTCGGTGGAGGTGAGCGAGACGATCAGCAGGAAGCCGGAGCCGGCCTCCTCCACCTGCACGCCCTGGCGGCGGACCGAGTCGGGAAGACGCGGCTCCACGCGGCTGATGCGGTTCTGCACGTCGACCGAGGCCTGGCTCGGGTCCGTGCCCGGCGCGAAGGTGATGTTGATGTCGGCCGAACCGGCAGCGCTCGAGGTCGACTCGAAATAGAGCATGCCGTCGACGCCGTTCAGCTCGTCCTCGATGAGCTTGGTGACGCTCTGGTAGGTATCCTGCGAGGACGCGCCGGCATAGGAGGTCGAGACCGAGATCTGCGGCGGGGCGACGTCCGGATACTGCGCGATCGGCAGCAGGGGAATGGAGATGGCGCCGGCGATCATGATGAAGATCGCGACGACCCAGGCGAAGATCGGCCTGTCGATGAAGAAACTGGGCATCGTGCGGATCCTTACTTTGCCTGCTCGGTCTTGGCGGCATCGTCGCCGCCTTCGGCCTTGCCGTCATCGCCCGGCTTGGCGGCCTCGTCGCCACCCGCGGCCTTGCCAGCGTCACCGGCCGGGGCGGCGGCCTCGGCCTTGGCATCCGCGGCCCCTTCCTCGGCGGGCTTCTGGGCGGCGTTGGCAACGGCATTCGGGTCCCATTCCGACGGAACGACCTCGCCGCCGGGCTGGACCTTCTGGAAGCCCTCGACGATGATCTTCTCGCCGTCCTTCAGGCCGTCGGTGATGACCCAGCGCGTGCCGGCGGCGCGGCCGACGCGGACCGGACGGGTGCCGGCCTTGTTGTCGGCGGAGACCACATAGACGAGCGCGCTGCCCGAGGCGTCGCGCTGCACGGCCTGCTGCGGCACGAGCACGGCGCCCTTCTCGATGCCCTGCTCGATCTGCACGCGTACATACATGCCGGGCAGAAGGTCGCCGTCCGGGTTCGGGAATTCGCCGCGCAACGTCACCTGGCCGGTGGATTCGTCGACGGCGGCTTCCGAGAAGAGCAGCTTGCCCGGATGCGGATAGTCCGAGCCGTCGTCGAGAACGAGCTTGACGTCGGCCGAGTTGTTGTCGGCCATCAGGTCGCCGTCCTGCAGCGCCTTGCGCAGGCGGATGAGGTCGGTCGCCGACTGCGTGAAGTCGGCATAAACAGGGTCGAGCTGCTGGATCGTCGCAAGGTTTTCCGTGCCGTTGGCCGAAACCAGCGCGCCCTCGGTGATGAGGGCCCGGCCGATGCGGCCGCTGATCGGTGCCTTCACATCGGTATATTCGAGGTTGAGCCTGGCCGTCGCAAGGCCGGCGTCGGCGATCGCCACGTCGGCGTCGGCCTGCGCCAGCTTGGCGATGGCGTCGTCATAGGCCTGCGCGGAGGCGACGTTGGATTTCTTGAGCTGTTCCTGGCGGACGGTGTCGTTCTTCGCCTGGGCCTGCACGGCCTTGGCGCGGCGCAGCGTCGCCTCGGCGCTGTCGACCTGCACCTTGAAGGACGCGGGATCGATCCGGTAGAGAACGTCGCCTTCCTTGACCAGCGAGCCCTGCTCGAACACGCGCTCGACGACGATGCCGGAGGCGCGCGGGCGCACTTCCGCCGTGCGGGTCGCGGCGATGCGGCCCGGCAGGTCGTTGGTGATCGGCACGTCCTCGGCCTTCACGGTGATGGTGGCCACCTGCGGCGGCGGGAAGGAAAAGCCCTCCTGCGGCGCCTGCTCTTCCTTGCAGCCGGCAAGGATCAAGAGGGCACCAAAGGTCGCAATCGAAATCGGTCTCATGAAACGCATGGGTTCTTCCATAGGCGATGTCGGCAAAACGCCGGCAGGGGGCTGAAAACGTGAAGATGCGGTGATCGCAGGACCACCGCATCGCAACATACAAACAAGGCTGTATGTTAGTTTCTGTCTTTTGACAATCGAAGATAGCGGTCGGAAGACGCGCAATCCACCCCGATCACAAAATTGTGATGAGGGGCCTCAACGTATCGCTCGTCCGTTTTCATCGAAACGATGCGTCTGGTCCGCCGCCGGCGTCGCGAAGACGATGTCGCCCACGGCATAGTGGTGCTCGCCGAACAGGCGCACCGTGAGCAGACCCACCTTTTCCGATTCGAGATAGACGATGGTATCGGCGCCGAGATGCTCGACATGCACCACCTTGCCCTGCCATTCGCCGCTCTCGCGCGACAGCGAGACATGCTCCGGCCGCACGCCGATCGTCGTGGCATCGGTGACGCCGAGGCGACCCGCCTCGATGAAGTTCATGCTCGGCGAGCCGATGAAGCCGGCGACGAACAGGTTGGCCGGGCGGTTGTAGAGCTCCATCGGCGAGCCGACCTGCTGGATGACGCCCGCGTCCAGCACCACGATCTTGTCCGCCAGCGTCATCGCCTCGACCTGGTCGTGCGTGACGTAGATCATGGTGGCCTTCAGCTCGCGGTGCAGCCTTGCGATCTCCAGCCGCGTGTTGACGCGCAGCGCCGCGTCGAGGTTGGACAGCGGCTCGTCGAACAGGAAGAGCTTCGGCTCGCGCACGATGGCGCGGCCGATGGCGACGCGCTGGCGCTGCCCGCCGGAAAGCTCCGCGGGACGCCGGGCGAGATACTTCTCCAGCGAGAGCATGGCCGAGGCCTTGTCGACACGTCTGTCGATCTCCGCCTTCGGCGTGCCCGCCTGCTTGAGGCCGAGGCCCATATTGTCCTTGACCGAAAGGTGCGGATAAAGCGCGTAGGACTGGAACACCATGGCGATGCCGCGCTTTGCCGGCGGCACCGTCGCCACCTCCGCCCCGTCGATGGAGATCGAGCCCGACGTCGCGTCCTCCAGGCCGGCGATGATGCGCAGCAGCGTGGACTTGCCGCAGCCGGAGGGCCCGACGAAGATGACGAACTCGCCATCCTTCACGTCGAGGTCGATGCCCTTGATCACATCGACGTTGCCGAAGGACTTGCGTACCGATTTGAGTTGAAGAGAGCCCACCCGATATCCCCTTAAAGCTTGACCGGCTGGCCGGTCCTGACACTTTCGTCGGCCGCCAGGCAGATCCTGAGCGACTGCACCGCATCGTCCATGTGCCGTGAAAGATCGATGTTCTCGCGGATCGCTTTCAGCACGAAGGCCTGCTCGCGGTCGCACAGTTCCTGGTGGCCGGGCTCGCCCGCCATCTTCAGGTCCTCGTCCGGCGACAGGAATTTGCCGTCCGGCCCCGTCGCCGCGTTGTGAAGGCGGATGACCGCCGTCTTGGTATGCGTGTCGATGTCGTCCGACTTGGCGTTCGGGTCCATGACGATGGAGACCGAGCCGTTCGGCGACATGACGTCCTTCACGAAGAAGGCCGTTTCCGAGATCATCGGGCCCCAGGCCGCCTCGTACCAGCCGAGCGAACCGTCGTCGAACAGCACCTGGAGATGGCCGTAATTGTACATGTCTGGCGCGATCTCGTCGGAGAGGCGCAGGCCCATGCCGCGCACCTCGACGGGCCTGGCGTCGGTGATCTGGCACATCACGTCGACATAGTGCACGCCGCAATCGACGATGGGCGGCGTGGTCTGCAGCAGCGCCTTGTGGGTCGCCCAGGTCGGCCCGCTCGACTGCTGGTTCAGGTTCATGCGGAAGACATAGGGACCGCCGAGCTTGCGCGCCTCGTCGATGAGCCGCATCCACGAGGGATGATGGCGCAGGATATAGCCGACGATCAGCTTGCGGCCGTTGGCCCGCGCGCAGGCGACGACGCGCTCGGCATCGGCGACCGTGGTCGCCAGCGGCTTTTCCACGAAGACATGGGCGCCCGCTTCCATCGCCGCGATGGCGAATTCGGCATGGCTGTCCGAATAGGTGTTGATCGAGCAGAGCTCCGGCTTCAACGCCTTCAGCGCCTCCGGGAAGGACGGCAGGATCTCGTAGCCTTCGAGGCCTTGCGGAACGGCGACCTTCGAGCGGTTGACGAGGCCGACGATCGTAAAGCCCGGATTCTCGTGATAGGCGAGCGCATGGCTCCTGCCCATGTTGCCGAGACCGGCGGACAGGACACGGATGGGGGTCGTGGCAGAGTTCACTTTACAGCTCCCGAGGTGATGCCGCGGATCAGTTGCCGCGAGAAGACGAGGTAGAGGACGAGGACGGGGAAGATCGCCAGCGACAGCGCCGCGAGCACCGCGTTCCAGTTGGTGACGAACTGGCCGATGAAGATCTGCGAGCCCAGCGTCACCGTCTTGGTCGCCTCGCTCGGCGCCAGAATCAGCGGGAACCACAGGTCGTTCCAGATCGGGATCATCGTGAAGACGGCGACCGTGGCCATGGCCGGCCGCACCAGCGGCAGCACGAGGCGGAAGAAGATCGCGTATTCGGAGAGCCCGTCGATGCGGCCGGCATTCTTGAGGTCGTCGGAGACGGTGCGCATGAATTCCGACAGGATGAAGACGGCAAGCGGGATGCCTTGCGCCGTATAAACCAGGATCAGCGCCGTCAGCGTGTTGACGAGGCCCGTCGCCACCATGCCCTGCAGGATCGCGACCGTGCCGAGGCGGATCGGGATCATGATGCCGATGGCAAGATAGAGGCCCATCATCGTGTTGCCGCGGAAGCGGTATTCCGAAAGGGCGAAGGCGGCCATGGCGCCGAACAGCAGCACCAGCGCGATGGCGGCCACCGTGACGATGAAGCTGTTCTGGAAGTAGGTGGCGAAATCCCCCTGCCCCAGCACCGTGGTGTAGCCGACGAGGTCGAAGGTCGTGGCGGTCGGAAGCTGCATCGGGTTGCGGAAGATCGCGTTGCGATCCTTCATCGAATTGATGATCGTCAGGAACACCGGGAAGACCGACACCAGCGTATAGGCGATCAGCGCGAGGTGGACGAGGGACGAGCGGGTGAGCGAGGCGCGTGCCTTGTTGGACATGTCGGGGCCTCCGGTCAGAACTGGTAGCGGCGCATGCGCCGCTGGATCACGAAGAGATACAGCGACACGCCGGCAAGGATGATGAGGAACATGACCGTCGCGATGGTCGCGCCCATCGAGCGGTCGCCGAGCTGGAGCTGGAAGCCGAAGAAGGTGCGGTAGAGCAGCGTGCCGAGGATATCCGTCGACCCGTCCGGCCCGGCGAGCGCGCCCTGCACGGTGTAGACCAGGTCGAAGGCATTGAAGTTGCCGACGAAGGTGAGGATCGAGATGATGCCGATGGCCGGCAGGATCAGCGGCAGCTTGATCTTCCAGAACTGGCTCCAGCCCGTCACGCCGTCGCATTCGGCCGCCTCGATCACCTCGTCCGGGATGTTCAGCAGCGCCGCGTAGATCAGCATCATGGGGATGCCGACATATTGCCAGACGGAGATCAGCGATACCGCGACGAGCGCCGAGTTCGGCCGGCCGAGCCAGGGCGCGAACAGCGACTTCAGGCCGACGAGATCCATCAGGTAGGGAGAGACGCCCCAGATCGGCGAAAGGATCAGCTTCCAGATGAAGCCGACGATCACGAAGGAAAGCAGCGTCGGCAGGAAGATCGCCGTGCGGTAGAAGGCGGCGAAACGCAACTTCGGCAGCGACAGCATGGCGGCGAGCGCCACGCCGATCGGGTTCTGCACCAGCATGTGGATGATGAAGAAGACGACGTTGTTCTTCAGCGCGTTCCAGAAGCTCGCCGCCCAGCGCTCATCGCCGAACAACACCTTGAAATTGCCGAGGCCCACGAAGGTCGACTGGCCGTCGACGGTATTGAACAGCGACAGGCGCAGCGTCTCGATGAGCGGCAGGATCATGACCGCCGAATAGACGATGAAGGCCGGCAGCAGGAAGATGCCGATATGCCAGCGCACGGGGCGCCGGATCGGTACTGCCGCATCATGGGAAGAAGGTATGTCGCTCATGGCCCGGCCTGCCCCTCCGTTTGTTTTCGTTCGAATCCGCATGCGCGGAGGCCTGCGCGGCGCCCCGGCCGCACATGACGCGTTCCAGCATACACAATAGTGACGGGGTCGCTCCCCGATTTCGCGCTTCGGCAACCGATGTCTCCACCCGTTTCGGGGGAGATCGCCGGGACCGCGGCATCGCCGCCCCGTCCCGCATCCGGCCTGCCGGCCACCCTCCCCCCCGCAAGCGGGGAGAAGGAACATGCGGCGCTCCGCCGGTACCCTCTGCCGGCGTGCCGGCAGAGGGTTGGACGAAGGCAACTGTCGGCGCTTACTTGGCCGGCTTGTACCAGCTGTCGAGGCCCTTCTGGAGCTTTTCGGCGGCCACTTCCGGCGTGTCGGTGCCGTTGATGACGTTGGCCGATTCCGTCCAGGTCTCGTTTTCGAGGTTCGGCGTGCCGCGCGACAGGATCTGGTAGGTCGAGCGGATCGTCGGCTGGCACTTCTCGCGCCAGGAGACGAATTCCTGCGCCAGCGGGTCGTTCATCTTCACCGCCGTCGAGTTCAGGCTGAAGAAGCCCGGCAGCGAGTTGGCGTAGATGTCGGCGAATTCCGGCGAGGCGACGAAGGACAGGAACGTCCTGGCGGCGTCCGCATTCGGGCTCTTGGCGTTGAGGCCGACGCCGATGTCGTTGTGGTCGGAGATGTAGCAGGTGTCGCCGGCATTCTTCACCGGCGGCGGGAACGCGCCCATCTTGAACTGCGCCTGCGTGTTGAACAGGCCGATTTCCCACGAGCCGGCCGGATAGATGGCAGCGCGGCCGAGCGTGAAGAGGTTCTGGCTGTCCGGATAGGTCTGCGCCTCGAAGCCGTCGCCGAGATAGTCCTTCCACTTGGCAAGGACGCGGTAGGGCTCGACCCAGCCTTCGTCCGTCAGCTTCTGCGTGCCGGCGATCAGTGCCTTGCGGCCTTCCTCGCCCTTCCAGTAGGTCGGGCCGATGTTCTGGTAGCCCATGGTCGCGGCTTCCCAGAGGTCCTTCGTGCCCATGGCCATCGGGATGTAGTTGCCGTCGGCCTTGATCTTGTCGAGCGCGGCGAAGAATTCGGCTTCGGTCGTCGGAACGGTGATGCCGAGCTGCTCGAAGGCGTCCTTGTTGTAGATGAAGCCGTGGATGACCGAGGCCATCGGCACGCAGAAGGTCTTGGAGCCGTCGTCGGTCGTCCAGGCGGACTTGGCGACGTCGGAGAAGTTCTCCATGCCCGGCAGGTCGTTGAGGGCGGCCAGGTGACCCTTGTTGAAGAGTTCGAGCGAGGCGTCGAACGGACGGCAGGTGATGAGGTCGCCCGCCGAGCCGGCGTCCAGCTTGGCGTTGAGCGCGGCGTTGTACTCGGTCGGCGCGGTCGGCGCGAAGACGACCTTGATGCCCGGGTTCTTCGCTTCGAAGGCCGGGATGATCTTTTCCTGCCAGATGGCGAGGTCGTCGTTGCGCCAGCTTTCGATCGTCAGCGTGACGTCCGCCGCCTGGGCGATCCCGGCCGTGCCGAGGATGCTCGTGGCCAGAAGCAGACCTTTGATTGCGGTGCGTGTCATTGCATTCTCCCCTTTTATGCGCCGCAGCGCGTTTTGAGACCTGATTATCCGAGAGCGTTGAGGGCGCGGCGGAGGCTCTGCCCCGACCGGTCCAGCACCGCCCGCGCGGCACCGGCATCCTCCACCCCCGCAGCCAGAAGCACGGCCGCCTTGACCGAGCCTTCGGAGCGCGCAAGAAGGCGCTCCGCCTCGTCGAGACCGACACCCGAGATGTCGGAGACGATACGGCAGGCGCGCCCTTTCAATTTGATGTTGTCGGCCTTGAGATTGACCATGTGCCCGTCGTGCACATGGCCGAGATGGATGCCGACCAGTGTCGAGAACAGGTTGAAGGCGATCTTCTGCGCCGTCCCCGCGCCCATGCGCGTCGAGCCGGATATGACCTCCGGCGGCGTCTGCAGCAGGATGGAGACATCGGCGCCGTCGAAGAGCGGCGCGCCCGGATTGTTGGCCATCGCGACCACACGGGCACCCTTTTCCTTCGCATGGGCGGCCATCGCCAGCGCATAGGGCGTGCTGCCGCTCGCGGAAACGCAGATCACGCAATCCTTCGCATCGATGCCCGCGGAAACGGCATCGTTCACGGCGAGATCGCGGTCGTCTTCATAACCGCCGGCCAGGTCGACGAGGCTCGCGGCGCCGCCGGCGAGCAGGATGACGATGCGATCATGCGCGATGCCGTAGGTGCCGGGAAGCTCGAGCGCATCGGCCATGGCCATCAGGCCGGAACTGCCGGCGCCCGCATAGACGAGGCGACCGCCGGCAAGAAGCGCATCGGCGGCAAGGCGGCCGGCGGCGGCGATGTCGCCAAGCGCGGCATCCACCACGGCGGCGGCAGCCTTCTGGCCGTCCGCAAGCACTTTCAGCGCATCGACGGGCCGACGTTCGTCCAGCCCGCTCGCCTGATCATGCCTGCCCTCGGTCCTGCCTGCGGCCATATCGTTTCTCCTCTGGCCGAAATTAATGCCAAAAAAATACCAATTGTCTACAGGAAATTAATTTTTGAGACCACTTTTCTGCCGCCAAATATTTTTATTATTTAAAATCAAATTCTTGAGTGAAAGCTCATTTTCGATACCACCATACCCCTTGGTTAATGGTATTTTTTTGGTATCGTTGTGTTCGGAGGTGCCCATGACGGATTTCATTCTCGGTATCGACGGCGGGGGAACGAGCTGCCGCGCGGCGGTGGCGCGGCCGGACGGCATCATCCTCGGCCGCGGCAAGAGCGGGGCCGCCAATATCCTGACCGACCCCAACAATGCGATCATCTCCATCACGGAAGCGGCGAAGGCCGCCTATCGCGACGCCGGGCTCGACGAAGCCGGCGTCAGCGGCGCCTCGGCCTTTCTCGGCCTTGCCGGCACCAATGTCGGCGACCTTACCCGCTACGTGCACGACCGCCTGCCCTTCCGCCACACGGACATCGACAGCGACGGCCTGATCGCCCTGCAGGGCGCGATCGGCGACGGCGACGGCGCGGTGGCGATCCTCGGCACTGGCTCCATCTACATGGCGCGCAAGGATCATACGGTTCGTTACATCGGCGGCTGGGGCTTCACCGTCGGCGATCTAGGCGGCGGCGCGCGGCTCGGCCACGCACTTCTTCAGGAGGCGCTGCTCGCCCATGACGGCGTGCATCCGCGCTCGGGCGTCACGGATGCCATCCTGGAGGAATTCAAGGGCGACCCGCGCGGCATCGTCGAATTCGCGCGCCTCTCCAAGCCCGGCGACTTCGGCCGCTTCGCCCCCGTCCTCTTCGACCACGCCCGCCGGGGCGACACCCAGGCGATCGCCATCGTGAAGGCCGGCGCGGCGACGGTGAACGAATCCCTCGATGCCATCATGGCGCTTGCCGGCGAACAGCGCCTCTGCCTGCTCGGCGGCCTTGCGCCGATCTATCCGGAATGGCTCTCCGAACGGCACCGCGCGATCCTCGTCGAGGCCGAGGCGGATGCGCTGACCGGCGCCGTGGCGCTCGCCGCCAAGGGCCACCGGCAAGGAACGGGAGCGGCCGCATGAGCACGCCCCTTTCCGCCATCCTGACGCCGGAAAGCCTGCAATCGGGCGTGCCCGGCCCGCTCTACCTGAAGCTCCGCCAGACGCTGGAGGACGCCATCACCTCCGGCAAGCTCAATTACGGCGACGCCCTGCCGGCGGAACGCGACCTCGCCGACCACGCCAATGTCAGCCGCGTCACCGTGCGCAAGGCCGTCGACGATCTCGTCAAGGACGGCCTTCTGGTCCGCCGCCACGGCTCCGGCACCTTCGTCGCAAAGCCTGTCTCCAAGGTGCAGCAGTCGCTCTCGCGCCTCACCTCCTTCACCGAGGACATGGCTCGGCGCGGCCTGACGACGCGCGCCGAGTGGATCGACCGCGGCCTGTTCCACCCCTCGCCCGACGAGATGATGATGCTCGGCCTGCCCGCCGACGCGCTCGTCGCCCGCCTCGGGCGCCTGCGCGTTGCCGACGACATGCCGCTCGCCATCGAGCGCGCCTGCATCTCCGCCGAGTTCCTGCCCGACCCCATGCAGGTGCAGGGCTCGCTCTATGCCGCGCTGGAAAAGCGCGGTTGCCGGCCGGTGCGCGCCGTGCAGCGCATCTCCGCCTACAACATGAAGGACCCGGACGCCTCGATGCTCGGCGTGCCGCCCGGCTCCGCGGGCCTTTCCATCGAGCGCGTCTCCTACCTGCGCACCGGCCGGGTGGTGGAGTTCACCCGCTCCATCTACCGCGGCGACGCCTACGACTTCGTCGCCGAACTGACGCTGTCCGAGACGTGAGCGTCCAATCGCAAAGGCAATTCCATGCAGACCAACATGCGAAGAGAGATCAATGAAATCCCCGAAGCGGCGGCCCGCCTGCTCGCCGGCTCCGCCGATGCCATCGAGGCGGCCGGCAAGGCGTTGCGCGAGCGCGACCCGCAGTTCTTCGTCACGGTCGCCCGCGGCTCCTCCGACCATGCCGCCCTCTTCCTGAAATATGCGATCGAGCTCACCGCCGGCCGCCCGGTCGCCTCGCTCGGCCCGTCGCTCGCCTCGATCTACGGCGCGAAGCTGAAGCTCGGCGGCGGCGCGGCCATCGCCATCTCCCAGTCCGGCAAGAGCCCGGACATCGTCGCCATGGCCGAGGGCGCGACGAAGGGCGGCGCGATCTCCATCGCGCTCACCAACACGCTGCCCTCCCCGCTGGCCGACGCCTGCACCCATTCGCTCGATCTTTCGGCCGGCCCGGAAATCAGCGTCGCGGCGACGAAGTCCTATGTGAACTCCATCGTCGCCGGCCTTGCCGTGCTCGCCGAATGGACGGGTGATGCCGATCTCGGCCGCGCCGTGAAGAACCTGCCGGAACAGCTCGCCCAGGCCGTCGCGCTCGACTGGTCCGAGCTCGCCGGCGACCTCAAGGACGCGCAGTCGCTCTATGTCCTCGGCCGCGGCCCGGGCCTTGCCATCGCGAGCGAGGCGGCGCTGAAGTTCAAGGAAACCTCCGGCATGCATGCCGAGGCCTATTCCTCGGCGGAAGTGCTGCACGGCCCCGTCGCCCTCGTCGGCCCCTCCTTCCCGGTGATCGCCCTTGCCGCCCGCGATGCGGCCGAAGCCTCCGTCACCGGCATGGCCGACAGCCTCGCCGAGCGCGGCGCCTACGCGGGCGTCACCGCGGCCGGCGCCAAGAGCGCGCGAAAACTGCCCTTCATCGCCACCGGCCACCCGATCACCGACGCGCTGGCGCTGATCGTTCCCTTCTACGGCTTCGTCGAAGCCTGGTCGCGCGGGCGCGGTCTTGATCCCGACAAGCCGGTCAACCTCAAGAAAGTGACGGAAACCCGATGACAGCCCCCACCGCCATTACCGGAGCCCGGATCTTCGACGGCGATCTGTGGCATGACGGCAGCGCGCTCCTGATCGAGGATGGCAAGGTCGCCGCCATCGCCGCGCTGCGCGACGTGCCGGCCGGGGCCCGGATCGTGCCGATGGACGGGCTTTCGCTCGTGCCCGGCTTCATCGATATCCAGGTCAATGGCGGCGGCGGCGTGCTGCTCAACGAGCAGCCCGATGTCGAGGGCATCCGCACCATCTGCGCGGCACACGCCCGCTTCGGCACCACCGCGCTGCTGCCGACGCTCATCACCGACAGCCGCGAGGTGACGGCGACCACCATCGCCGCCGGCCTTGCGGCGTGCGAGGCCCGCGTGCCCGGCTTCCTCGGCCTCCATCTGGAAGGCCCGCACCTTTCCGTCGCCCGCAAGGGCGCCCATGACCCCGCCTTCATCCGGCCGATGGAACAGGCCGATCTCGACCGCATCGTCGCGGCCCGCCGGGGCCTCGACGTGCTGCTGACGACGCTGGCGCCGGAAAATGCCACCAACGACCAGATCGCCGCGCTCCACGCGGCCGGTGTCACCGTCAGCCTCGGCCATTCCGACAGCGGCTATGAGACCGCGGCGGCGGCCGTGGAAGCGGGCGCGCGCATGATGACCCATCTCTTCAACGCCATGAGCCAGCTCGGCAACCGCGAGCCCGGCATGGTCGGTGCGGCGCTCGATCTCGGCCATCTCAATGCCGGGCTGATCGCCGATGGCTACCACGTCCACCCCGTCTCCATCGGCGCGGCGCTCAGGGCAAAGCGCGGCCCCGGCCGCATCTTCCTCGTCACCGACGCCATGTCGCCCATCGGCACGGACATGACGAGCTTCTTCCTCAACGGCCGCGAGATCTTCCGCGAGGGCGGCCGCCTGACGCTCGCCGACGGCACGCTCGCCGGCGCCGACATCGATATGGCCTCCTGCGTGCGCTACATGCGCGACACCGTGGGCGTCGAGCTCGAGGAAGCCCTGCGCATGGCTTCGCTCTACCCGGCCGAGGCGATCGGCATGACCGGCCGCAAGGGCCGCCTGACCCATCGCCATGATGCCGATTTCGCCGTCATCGACGGCGGCGTGAACGTCGTCTCGACCTGGATCGGCGGCACGCCGGTCTTCACCGCCTGACGGCGGAGCCTTGCCGCTCTCCTTGCGGAGGGCGGCGGAATCGGCTCTACCCGAGCCCACAGGATG
It encodes the following:
- a CDS encoding SIS domain-containing protein; this translates as MQTNMRREINEIPEAAARLLAGSADAIEAAGKALRERDPQFFVTVARGSSDHAALFLKYAIELTAGRPVASLGPSLASIYGAKLKLGGGAAIAISQSGKSPDIVAMAEGATKGGAISIALTNTLPSPLADACTHSLDLSAGPEISVAATKSYVNSIVAGLAVLAEWTGDADLGRAVKNLPEQLAQAVALDWSELAGDLKDAQSLYVLGRGPGLAIASEAALKFKETSGMHAEAYSSAEVLHGPVALVGPSFPVIALAARDAAEASVTGMADSLAERGAYAGVTAAGAKSARKLPFIATGHPITDALALIVPFYGFVEAWSRGRGLDPDKPVNLKKVTETR
- the nagA gene encoding N-acetylglucosamine-6-phosphate deacetylase gives rise to the protein MTAPTAITGARIFDGDLWHDGSALLIEDGKVAAIAALRDVPAGARIVPMDGLSLVPGFIDIQVNGGGGVLLNEQPDVEGIRTICAAHARFGTTALLPTLITDSREVTATTIAAGLAACEARVPGFLGLHLEGPHLSVARKGAHDPAFIRPMEQADLDRIVAARRGLDVLLTTLAPENATNDQIAALHAAGVTVSLGHSDSGYETAAAAVEAGARMMTHLFNAMSQLGNREPGMVGAALDLGHLNAGLIADGYHVHPVSIGAALRAKRGPGRIFLVTDAMSPIGTDMTSFFLNGREIFREGGRLTLADGTLAGADIDMASCVRYMRDTVGVELEEALRMASLYPAEAIGMTGRKGRLTHRHDADFAVIDGGVNVVSTWIGGTPVFTA
- a CDS encoding N-acetylglucosamine kinase, coding for MTDFILGIDGGGTSCRAAVARPDGIILGRGKSGAANILTDPNNAIISITEAAKAAYRDAGLDEAGVSGASAFLGLAGTNVGDLTRYVHDRLPFRHTDIDSDGLIALQGAIGDGDGAVAILGTGSIYMARKDHTVRYIGGWGFTVGDLGGGARLGHALLQEALLAHDGVHPRSGVTDAILEEFKGDPRGIVEFARLSKPGDFGRFAPVLFDHARRGDTQAIAIVKAGAATVNESLDAIMALAGEQRLCLLGGLAPIYPEWLSERHRAILVEAEADALTGAVALAAKGHRQGTGAAA
- a CDS encoding GntR family transcriptional regulator, translating into MSTPLSAILTPESLQSGVPGPLYLKLRQTLEDAITSGKLNYGDALPAERDLADHANVSRVTVRKAVDDLVKDGLLVRRHGSGTFVAKPVSKVQQSLSRLTSFTEDMARRGLTTRAEWIDRGLFHPSPDEMMMLGLPADALVARLGRLRVADDMPLAIERACISAEFLPDPMQVQGSLYAALEKRGCRPVRAVQRISAYNMKDPDASMLGVPPGSAGLSIERVSYLRTGRVVEFTRSIYRGDAYDFVAELTLSET